TTGCGTGAATCCATCTCCATCTGCGATGTGGGCGACGTGTTTACGATTCCCGGCAACATCGAAAAGACCTTCGATCAAGTCAGCAAGGGCGTGGGCCATGTCTACGCCAGCGGCGCCTTTCCCGTGGTGCTCGGCGGAGACCATTCCCTGGGCTTCGCCACCGTGCGGGGAGTGGCTCAGAATATGAACGGCAAGAAGCTCGGCATCCTTCACTTCGACCGGCATGTGGACACGCAAGAGACCGATCTCGATGAACGCATGCATACCACGCCCTGGTTTCATGCGACGAATATTCCCAACGTGCCCGCGAAGAATCTTGTTCAGATCGGCATCGGCGGTTGGCAAGCGCCAAGACCCGGCGTGAAGGTCGGCCGTGAACGCCAAACCACGATCATGACCGTGACCGATTGCGTGGAAATGGGCATCGAGAACGCGGCGAAGCAGGCGCTCGAAGTGGCGTTTGATGGCGTGGATGCCGTGTGGTTGAGCTTCGACGTCGATTGTTTGGACGCCGCATTCGTGCCGGGCACCGGCTGGCCCGAGCCGGGAGGGTTTCTCCCGCGTGAAGTGTTGAAGTTTCTCCAGATCATCGCGGACACGAAGCCGTTGGCGGGCATGGAAATCGTGGAATGTTCACCGCCCTACGACGCGGCGGAAATTACGAGCCTCATGGCCACGCGGGTGATCTGCGACGTCCTGGCCTGCCAGGTGCGATCCGGCAACTTGGCTAATCGGAAGAAACGCTGAGAGATGCTGGTTTTGGAATGACAAAGCAGCGAGGTGAGGGGCTTGCACCCGTGCAAGCCCCTTCGTTCGCCGGATTCATTGTACACATCCAGCTGGTGATTCCCATCGATACGGCTGATTAGGAACTATTCATATCACCGACGATGACTTTGCCAACTGAATGCAGGCATTGCTAGTACCGAAGGCAATGCACGAATGACCAGTCTATACACATGCTGATCCTACTTATGTGTCACTCTGTTCCGGGCTTACTCTCGGATACATAAAGCAGTCATGTTGTTTGAAGAACAAGTTGTTGAGCTGCTTAGGCGGTGTGAGAAACTCGTTGGGAAAGAACTGTCCCAAATACGAAGCGACCTCAAGTCAGCACAAACTCGTGGCGCAGCTGTCTGGGAACTGCTCGTTATTGAAGCGTCCGCTCATATGGGCGCTCTTCAACACGAGCCAAGGCAAAATGGGACTCTAGATATATAGGTAAGTCGTCCAGAGGGTAGGCCCATATGGGTGGAAGCCACATATCTAAATTCGAGATTTCTGGATCAAGAACGGAGGTCGGACGCTGTAAAGGCTTGGTTCTTTCAAGAGGCAAGTCGTCGCAAAATTCCTTTGTCCCACATGTCGGTTCGCTTTGATGGACGAACGACACAAGCAGGGACAGCAAGAGCTCTTCCGGAACTCAATGAACGTCCACAATTCCTCAAAATTGCGGAAGGTCCGAGACTTCTTTGAGGCGATCGAATCTCAGCCGAATGATTCCCATACGTGCACATTGTCTCAATATACAGTGTCGGTCACGTATACACCTATATCTCAAGGACCATGGGTTTCAAGCTGCGGGCTGGCAATGGAATCGGCTAAGTCATTAAAACAGCACGCCGTATATCTGAAGTTGAAAAAGAAAGCCAGCCAGGTCTCGCTGGCAGAACCCATGATTGTTGCGTAGGAAGTGACACCAGCCCAGCGTTTTCGCGCCTTCGGGCTCCAGGGTCTTCCTCTATAAGAGATGCAGTCATGGCTGCCTTTAGAGAGCATTCGTCGCTGTCAGCCGTTGTGCTCGTTTCCATAGGGATCGATATTGGTTCGTTCGAACGTCGGGTCACAGTTCAATTGTGGGTCAATGATTCAGCGAAATATTCACTTTCGGATGACGAAGTAGAACTTCTAAACCAAATGAACTTTAATCGTTGGAAATACACGTACCCGTTTGCGAACTGGGATCGAGCAGGCACTGCCCAACCAATGGTTGGTACGTTGACTACAAAGGTGAGGACGATGGAGATAGAAGTCGAGATTCCGTCATCAATTCTTATGAGTTTCTAGCAGGACGAACATGCTTGTCGAAATCCTACAAATGGGAACATCCTTATGTGATTCGAGCCTTAGAAGAAGGATGGGCAATAACTGCCTGCTCCTTAAAGGATGGAGATATCGAGTCCGCTCAAACACCCAAAATAGTCCTGAAACTCGTTTCACCTTCGCGGTTCGTGCGGGCAAGTAAACCAAAATCGAGCCCGATGGCCTGCTGCTCCTCCACGTGCTGTTCATCAAGCAGCGCGTGCTTTTCTCCGTACAGGCAACTTGCCCCGCAGTCAGATGGCGGAGAGCTGCCGCGTATTCCAAGGTGCAAGATGAAAAGATTTTCACGAGGCATTCATATTCCCTTCATCCAGGGCTGTTATACAGAACCATGTAATGGGTATTTGGAAGATGAGGAATTCCTTGGTTCCCTTCATCGTACTTCAGCCGTATGTTGTCGATGCTGAAAGAAAAAGAAAAAGGAGGTCTGACGTCATGACGGCCATAATTCTCTCCGTGTTTATGCTGGGCATCATGTTTGGGGTCATGTACAAAGCGTTTAGTACAAATTAGTTGAGCTGCTGGCCGAAAGTTCGCATGTGTTCAAGTGAAATTATCCGTGGGAAATTTCACGGCAAGCGCGTTCATCCCTCCTCATGCTGCGGAGTTTCAGTTGTCCAAACAATTAGACGATCTTGAGGACCTTATCCCCACGCTCCCAACTGTTGACTATTCCGCACTGCCGAACTGCCGAAAACAACTAATAATAGAGAGTCCGCGTGTGGTCGCCGTCAGCGGAGCAAGCACGATAGTTGCTGAGAGACAGGCTTGAGCTTGAGGCGCTTGATTCCACGGCGAGTCATGTTTCGAGAAGGAAAGGTGATAGGCACATGATGATCAAGTATCCGGTCATATTGCGAGCAGGCCTGATTTCAGTGCTGTTGACCGCATCCGCACTGTCGGATGCCGGCGCGGATGCCGTTACCGACTGGAATGAGCGTGCCGGAGAGATCATGGTAAGCGCGCACATGGGGCCATTGCCGGCGGCTCGAGCGCTGGCGATGGTTCAAGCATCGGTGTATGAAGCCGTGAACGCCATCACGCAGCGGTATCCGATCAGCGATCTGAAACTGGAAGCCGCATCCGGCGCGTCAGTTGAGGCGGCGGTCGCGGCGGCCAATCATGCGGTTATGACCGAGCTTATTCCTTCTCAGCAGGCCGTGATCGATCGGGCCTATCAAACCGCGCTGACGGCAATCGCTGATGGAGCAGCCAAGACCGGCGGGATCGCAATCGGTGAAAAAGCGGCGGCGGGCGTTCTGGCGTGGCGCGCCGATGACGGAGCCGCAGCAGGCGAATCGTATCGTCCTTATACAAGCGCAGGAACCTATGTGCCCACCGTCATACCGGAAGTTCCCCAGTGGAGGAATCGCAAGACCTGGTTGATGACCGGCCCGGCACAGTTTCGTCCTGGACCACCTCCCGAACTGGGAAGTGAACTATGGGCGCGTGACTACAAGGAGGTGAAAGCGCTGGGCGGAAGGCAGAGCCGCCGCCGGACCGCCGAACAGACCGATATTGCGCGGTTCTGGGAAGAGGTCATGCCGCCGATTTACGATGGAATCGTGCGTTCGGTCGCGAAAGGCTCGGGGAGAGACATCACGCGGAACGCGCGCTTGTTTGCCGCAGTCACACAGGCCGCGGATGACGGCTTGATTGCCGTGTTTGACGCCAAATATCACTATGAGTTCTGGCGGCCGGTCACCGCCATTCGCAACGGCGATATCGACGGCAACGAGGCGACGGAACGAGAAGAATCTTGGGTGCCGTTCATCGATACACCCATGCATCCGGAATATCCTTGCGCGCACTGTATTACTGCCGGCGTCGTCGGTGCGGTATTAAAGGCGGAGATCGGCAATGATCGAACGCCGGTACTCACAACGACCAGCCGCGCGGCAGGCGGGGTCGTGCGCAGCTGGACCACGGTGGATGATTTCATGCAGGAAGTCTCGAATGCGCGTATCTATGACGGCGTTCACTATCGTAACTCCGGGGAAATAGGGACCGAGATGGGCAAGCATATCGCCCAACTGGCGATCGCCAAATACATGTTGAACCAAAAATAGAATCTACGGTCTCACTGCTCCGTGATGATCATCGCTCAACCGATTTCTCCTCTCCTTCGCTCCTGGCCGTCACTGTAGATGACGCATTTTCCCACAGCGACGGTCCGATCGGTGGGGCTCAATGCGCCAGTTCTTAGCTCTCAACCTGCCTCTCGATCGGGTATATTGCAGCGGTGATTTCTGGAACATGACTTGCGAGGTCTTGCGGTATGCCAACGTTGAGCAAGCACTCATTGGAAAAGTATCTGCGGGCTCGTTTCGGCCCTCAGGTCGAGCTGTTGGCTTATGGAGTCATCGGCAAAGAGAGCTCCAAAGGAGAGCAGAAGCGGTATGGGTATGGCACGCCGGTCAAAGTGACCTTCCAAATCGGACGGCGGGTTCAGTCCGCGGTGCTCGAAACGATGAAGCCGGGTCCGTTCGGGCACGAACATATGGCCGATCGCGCCCAGGCGATGTTGTGGGACTACGATTCGTATGGACGCCTTCCGCGCCATGTGAAGGCTCTCGATGTGGGAGCGTTCGACGCCGACCAGGCGCTCTTTTCCTTCGCGGAGGCCCGCGAGTTCTTCGTGCTGAATGAATGGACCGATGGAGCGAGCTATCATGCGGATCTTGCGCGGCTGGCGAAAGGCGGGAGCTTACGGAAGTTGGATCGACAACGCACCGTCGCATTGGCTCGTTATTTGGCTCAAATCCATGCCAAGAAACGACGAGACGCGGATCTGTACAAGCGTCGGTTGCGTGAATTGATCGGCCACGGCGAATGCATTATGGGGTTGACCGACAGCTATCCCAAGCGTTGCGGCTTTATCACAGGCGATCTGTTGCGAACGGTCGAGGAAGCCTGTAACCGTTGGCGGTGGCGCCTTCGTGACAAGGTCAATCGTCTTTCACAGGTTCATGGGGATTACCACCCCTACAACGTGCTGTTCCGTGCCGGGACGGATTTTGCGGTGTTGGATCGATCACGAGGGGAATGGGGCGAGCCGGCGGACGACGTGACCGCGATGACGATCAACTATCTCCTTCACTCATTGATCAGCCGGGGCAAGCTTCAAGGGTCGTTCGAGATCTTGTTCCGATTGTTTTGGGACACCTATGTGGAGGTCAGCGGGGACAAAGCAGTTGCGGAAACGGCTGCGCCGTTCTTCGCCTTTCGTGGCCTGGTCGTGGCCAGCCCGCTCTGGTATCCCAATCTGTCGATCGACATCCGGCGCAGCCTCTTCCGTTTCATTGAAAACGTACTCGATGTGCCGCGCTTTGAGCCGGAACGGGTGAATGAGTATTGCGGGGTTTAAACAGTCATGGGTCAATCGTCATGAGTCATTGGTGAAGAGTGGAACTGTTGCGAAGCGAGGACAATCCTGTTGGGTCCCATTGGCAGGAATCACCACCCGAGCCTATCGACCGATGACCATAACCATTAACCATTCCCATTGACGCATGCCCATTGACCATCCCCCAAGCTTTGCCATTTGGCTCACCGGCTTGCCCGCTTCGGGG
Above is a genomic segment from Candidatus Nitrospira nitrificans containing:
- a CDS encoding agmatinase family protein, which translates into the protein MAKKRTYQGKVPLHDKYGPEAKFAVEAEALLPTTKHEEEVARGLELGLQGADSIKDRRIPTFSRGELPHFAGINTFIKAPYVEDVRKCGAYDVAILGAPFDGGTTYRAGTRFGPQGIRKISALYGTYSFELGVDLRESISICDVGDVFTIPGNIEKTFDQVSKGVGHVYASGAFPVVLGGDHSLGFATVRGVAQNMNGKKLGILHFDRHVDTQETDLDERMHTTPWFHATNIPNVPAKNLVQIGIGGWQAPRPGVKVGRERQTTIMTVTDCVEMGIENAAKQALEVAFDGVDAVWLSFDVDCLDAAFVPGTGWPEPGGFLPREVLKFLQIIADTKPLAGMEIVECSPPYDAAEITSLMATRVICDVLACQVRSGNLANRKKR
- a CDS encoding vanadium-dependent haloperoxidase, producing the protein MMIKYPVILRAGLISVLLTASALSDAGADAVTDWNERAGEIMVSAHMGPLPAARALAMVQASVYEAVNAITQRYPISDLKLEAASGASVEAAVAAANHAVMTELIPSQQAVIDRAYQTALTAIADGAAKTGGIAIGEKAAAGVLAWRADDGAAAGESYRPYTSAGTYVPTVIPEVPQWRNRKTWLMTGPAQFRPGPPPELGSELWARDYKEVKALGGRQSRRRTAEQTDIARFWEEVMPPIYDGIVRSVAKGSGRDITRNARLFAAVTQAADDGLIAVFDAKYHYEFWRPVTAIRNGDIDGNEATEREESWVPFIDTPMHPEYPCAHCITAGVVGAVLKAEIGNDRTPVLTTTSRAAGGVVRSWTTVDDFMQEVSNARIYDGVHYRNSGEIGTEMGKHIAQLAIAKYMLNQK
- a CDS encoding phosphotransferase family protein, whose protein sequence is MPTLSKHSLEKYLRARFGPQVELLAYGVIGKESSKGEQKRYGYGTPVKVTFQIGRRVQSAVLETMKPGPFGHEHMADRAQAMLWDYDSYGRLPRHVKALDVGAFDADQALFSFAEAREFFVLNEWTDGASYHADLARLAKGGSLRKLDRQRTVALARYLAQIHAKKRRDADLYKRRLRELIGHGECIMGLTDSYPKRCGFITGDLLRTVEEACNRWRWRLRDKVNRLSQVHGDYHPYNVLFRAGTDFAVLDRSRGEWGEPADDVTAMTINYLLHSLISRGKLQGSFEILFRLFWDTYVEVSGDKAVAETAAPFFAFRGLVVASPLWYPNLSIDIRRSLFRFIENVLDVPRFEPERVNEYCGV